TTGTGGACGCAGGAGAGGGGACGCGAGTTTGGGGATGGTGATGGCGGAAAGCCCCAACTCCCTGAAGGCATGTGCCAATGAGTTGATATGCATACAATGAGGCAGGCGGCAGAAAGGGCGGAGACGTCAACCATGGGCTTCCGGCCTCTTTCGGCGGCCGCGCTCCGTCCCTTCTCCTGCGACGACACCCTTTCCCGGTTGCCGGAGAAGCTCTCGTCGCGGGGGAGGGTGGCCCTTGGGCCGGGTGGGGGTGCTGCGCCACTTTCACCGCATCCCTGTGGCAGCCTGGCCGTGCGTTCTCTGATTGGGCCGCTGCTGCCGTGACGTAGCCGATGCCCTACACCCCCACCCTGTCCCTCCCCCGCGTCTTGGGGTGTTTCACCGCACCTTTGTGCCCGCCTGGCTGTGCGCTACCCGATAGGGCCGCTGCTGCCGTGATGTAGCCGATGCCCTTCACCCCCACCCTGTCCCTCCCCCGCGTCCAGGGGTTTTGGGGTACCTGGAAGGTTTGTGGACGCAGGAGAGGGGACGCGAGTTTGGGGATGGGGATGACGGAAAGCCCCAACTCCCTAAAGGCATGTGCCAATGAGTTGATATGCATACAATGAGGCAGGCGGCAGAAAGGGCGGGGACGTCAACCTGGTTGTGCCCCTGTTGACAAGGACGCCACGTGGTCTGCAATAATGGATCCGGCATCGGGGTTCCGGTGACTAAAACGGGCGGGATCGCCCACAAGGAGCATCGTAGTGACTAGAAGTCAATTCAAGGTGCGCTTAGCAAAGCGCATGGCAGACCCTATCTTCGAGGGAGCCGAACGCCATCTCTGGCTTATCAACGTTTTGGACATGCCTGTCGGCCTGCCCATGGATACCAATCCGCGAAAGCAGAAGATCGAAGCTGCGATCTACAAAGGTGTCGCCAGAAGTCTCCGTAACGAGGACGACTCAAGACCGAACTCGTTCCACCTGAAGAACAAAGGAATCACGGTACTTGCGGACTCCGTAAGTCGGGTGGCATCTCATGACGGATCTGAAGCCTATGAGGTGGTGTTCCAAGACGGCCGCCACGGAATTGTCGACGGGGGCCACACGTATGCAATCATTCAGGAGAACCTGGATGATTTGCGGGCTCGCGGAACACAAAATGGCGACGAGGTCGCGCTTGAGCAATTCGTGCGTGTCGACATCCTAACGGGCATCGACGATGAAATGGTTGCTCAGATTGCAGGGGGCTTGAACACTGCAGTGCAGGTGCAGCAGTCTGCATTGGCCGAACTTGACAATAAGTTCGACTGGCTCAAACGTGTACTCCGCGGTCAGCCCTTCGAGCGGGACATTGCCTACAAGGGGAATGAGGACCGGGAATACACTGTAAGGGAAGTGCTGGGAATTCTCGATCTTTTCAACATTGACGAGTTTCCGGTTGCTGAGGGAAAGCACCCGATCCGAACCTGTGCGAGCGAGTGGCGCGTTCTGGACTCCTACCTAAAGGATGAAAGGCGGTTCTCGCGCATGCAGAGCATCGTGCTCGAAATTCTGCAACTGAGAGACATCATCGCGAGCAGCATCCGCGATATTCGCAATCAGGAAGGTGGACGTGGTGGCCGGTTAGCCTGGGTCAAGAAGGCAGCGGGAACTAGGAAGTTCCGCTATATCTTCATCGGCACCGAGTCAGAGTATGAACCCTATAAGGGGGCACTCTTCCCGATTATCAGCGCCTTCAGGTGTTTCGTGAAACTGAACCCGATCAGCGACCTCTACGAGTGGAAGGTGCCTTTCCCTCAAATCGTGGAATTCTGGACTGAGATCGCGCCTCAACTAATCCAGTTGACGGTCGAAACAAGTGATGCAGTAGCCAAAAAGCCAGACGCAATTGCCAAGGCAAAATGGCACTGGCAGACGTTGGCGTCGACAGTGGAGAGCGCCTACCTCAGAAAATTCGGGGGGTAACTCGGTGTGTGGCCTGGCGAATACAAATCTCCGGGCCACACTACCTTTCCATCAGGAACTTCCTGCCTCAACACCTAAAGGTGTTGAGGCAAGCAACGACAGTTCGTAATTGACGGAATCGCAGGTGAGAACCGACTCGCTTCGGCAGAGCTTCGCCTGGATATGAACTGAACCGCGAGGCCTCGCGCGAGCTCACACCAGTCGGCAAGGCGTCGGGGCTCAAGCTAACGCTCGAGAGTTGAGTGAATCGACTAGTGGTCGAAGAGTTCGTCCAATCTCCTGAGCTGTCGCGAGTAAGATATAGTATGTCATCGGGTACCCACCGGCCACTTGTTGTCGGTGCATGAGCCTGACGTAGCGGTCAAACCTGTTCTTCTTGGCTTTCTCGTTAGGTCTCTTCCGAGGATGTGAGCCACCGAATACGTTGGCCGTTCTCTGAATCAAGACGCCACGGCTAATATCCATGTTGCGGCCATCGCGGCGTCTCTGGTTCCCGAATACATAGATGCGACAACCCAGCCATTCTACAAACTTCATCCTGCGCCGGCGAGTTTGCGGAGGTCCAGCTTTGTACATGGCGGCAGCGTCGGCCTGGTCTGAGATTGGGCCCGCGATCTGGAACATAGCGCCGATGGTGACATTCAGCCCGCCGGGGGGGCAAGGCAGCAGTAGTTGATGATAGGGGTTCCTCTGAGCCAACTGCTTCACCTTGTCTCCACTTGTCAATAACTCATCAAATGTGAGGATGATCCCGTATTGCTCACACAGGGAATCGACGGCTTTGCGCATCTCCCACCAGTTGCGAAGGCAGGCTGCCATATCTCGAAAAGCAGCTTCATCAACGTCTGCAATCGCCCGCTGCACATGAACAGATAGCCGCCCATACTCTATGACTATCTCACCAGGATCGACATCAGTGCCTGTTAACATTACATAATTGTGGCATAGGTGCTTATGCGGTTGACACAGTAGTTATAGGCCCTTGACATAGTACATGCACATCCCACACCTCATCCTTTCCCTCACCCAAACCAGGCCCTTCCTGCGAGGCGCGAAGGGCGAAGGGGGAGGAGAGATCGCAGATTTGAGATTGGAGATTTCAGATTGGGGATGGGCGAAGATCGGTCTCCACCCCTCCCGACTTCGTTCCCCTCACTACGCTCGGCGGGATCTGCGACAACCCCCTCCTTCCCGACACGTCGGGACTCGGAAGCAGTTTCGCTGCGCAAAACCAAGGAGGGGGCTACTCTGCGATGTGCGATGTGCGATGTGCGATGCGCGAAGGGCGAAGGGCGATGGGCGATGCGCGATACGCGATGCGGTTTGAGAGTAGGGAATTACACCCCGTGGTCGAGGTGTTGGGTTTCGATGCGGCGGACGGTGCGGTTCCAGGCGCGCATGACCAGCGACTCCGTGATCACCGAATCCCTCCTGAACTGAACGCCGCGCAGGATGTCGCCGGTGGTGATGCCGGTGGCCACGGCCGTGACCTCGCCAGAGGCCAAATCGTCGGTGAAGAACACGCGGTCGAGGTCGCCTCCCACCATGCGCTCGGCCCTCTCGCGCTGGCCCTCTCTGGGGAAGAGCAATCGGGCCTGCATCTCGCCTGCCCAGCACTGCGTGGCCGCTGCGGTGATGACGCCCTCCGGCGCTCCGCCGATGCCCATGAGGCCATCCAAGCCGCCATCAGGATCGAGCGCGGCCAGGGCGATGGTGATGTCGCCGTCGGTGACCAGGTGGACCCGGCAACCCACGGATCGCAGCTCGTTGATGATGGGATCGTGGCGAGGGCGCTCGAGGATGCCGATGATCATTTCACCCACGTCTTTGCCGAGAGCCTTGGCCATTTTCTTCACGTTCTCGGCAGGCGGCGCCTTGATGTCCACCACCCCTTTGCACTCCTTTCCGACCACCAGCTTGTCCATGTAGCAATCGGGCGCATGCATGAGCTTGCCCTTGCCCTCTTCGGCTGCGGCGAGCACGGCGATGGCGTTCGCGAGGCCGTTGGCACAGAGGTTGGTGCCCTCCAGGGGGTCCACGGCGATCTGGATTTTGGGGCCTTCTCCGCTGCCCACCTTCTCGCCGATATAGAGCATGGGCGCCTCGTCGCGCTCGCCTTCGCCGATGACGATGGTGCCGTCGATAGGGAGCTCGTTGAGGGTGGACCTCATGCCCTCGCAAGCGGCCTGGTCGGCGGCGTTTCGGTCGCCACGGCCCACCCAACGGGCGGAGGAGATGGCGGCGGCTTCGGTGATGCGAACGTAATCGAGATGCGGGTTGCCTATCATGTGCTGTTTTGCCCGAGCGCCTTTGGTCGGGCCAGTAATATTATGGGGCGATTCCGGGGCGGTCTGGATTGCCTCGGATGAAAAGGTGCCTGGTCTGGACGGGAAGGGGCCGGTTCGGGTACCTTTTCGGTCCGTCTGGTCCCGTCGTCTAGCGGTTAGG
This genomic stretch from Armatimonadota bacterium harbors:
- a CDS encoding AIPR family protein — encoded protein: MADPIFEGAERHLWLINVLDMPVGLPMDTNPRKQKIEAAIYKGVARSLRNEDDSRPNSFHLKNKGITVLADSVSRVASHDGSEAYEVVFQDGRHGIVDGGHTYAIIQENLDDLRARGTQNGDEVALEQFVRVDILTGIDDEMVAQIAGGLNTAVQVQQSALAELDNKFDWLKRVLRGQPFERDIAYKGNEDREYTVREVLGILDLFNIDEFPVAEGKHPIRTCASEWRVLDSYLKDERRFSRMQSIVLEILQLRDIIASSIRDIRNQEGGRGGRLAWVKKAAGTRKFRYIFIGTESEYEPYKGALFPIISAFRCFVKLNPISDLYEWKVPFPQIVEFWTEIAPQLIQLTVETSDAVAKKPDAIAKAKWHWQTLASTVESAYLRKFGG
- the glpX gene encoding class II fructose-bisphosphatase, whose translation is MIGNPHLDYVRITEAAAISSARWVGRGDRNAADQAACEGMRSTLNELPIDGTIVIGEGERDEAPMLYIGEKVGSGEGPKIQIAVDPLEGTNLCANGLANAIAVLAAAEEGKGKLMHAPDCYMDKLVVGKECKGVVDIKAPPAENVKKMAKALGKDVGEMIIGILERPRHDPIINELRSVGCRVHLVTDGDITIALAALDPDGGLDGLMGIGGAPEGVITAAATQCWAGEMQARLLFPREGQRERAERMVGGDLDRVFFTDDLASGEVTAVATGITTGDILRGVQFRRDSVITESLVMRAWNRTVRRIETQHLDHGV